One window of the Nitrospiraceae bacterium genome contains the following:
- a CDS encoding DUF3365 domain-containing protein: MTSKSLTWAAIIVTIVLVGVPNVFAIDKNSGMPVGIPPRTVADYLRAVIMAHRHFYTIHIVNRLEKERIVDASENWQATHSLPLPVQLLQETSEMVELTSPNVRYRLISQWPINKSNAPANEFERMALKEVQMHPNRPYSSTIGAGEGQVFEAVYADVAVSTVCVQCHNSHPNSPKSDFKIGDVIGGLLISFPLRSQ; the protein is encoded by the coding sequence ATGACCAGCAAATCCTTGACCTGGGCCGCTATTATTGTAACCATCGTACTGGTGGGTGTCCCGAACGTCTTCGCCATCGACAAGAATTCCGGCATGCCGGTGGGTATTCCTCCCAGAACCGTTGCCGACTATTTACGTGCAGTAATCATGGCTCACCGGCACTTTTATACCATCCATATCGTCAACCGACTCGAGAAAGAGCGCATTGTCGATGCCTCGGAAAACTGGCAGGCCACACATTCATTGCCCTTGCCGGTGCAACTTCTGCAGGAGACAAGCGAGATGGTTGAACTGACCAGTCCAAACGTCCGCTACCGCCTGATCAGTCAGTGGCCGATCAATAAGAGCAATGCTCCAGCCAATGAATTTGAGCGGATGGCTCTGAAGGAGGTCCAAATGCATCCCAATAGACCGTATTCCAGTACCATCGGGGCCGGCGAGGGACAGGTGTTCGAAGCGGTCTATGCCGATGTGGCTGTGTCTACGGTGTGCGTCCAATGCCACAATTCCCATCCCAACAGCCCCAAATCCGATTTTAAAATCGGTGACGTCATTGGAGGACTATTGATCAGCTTTCCACTGAGAAGTCAGTAA
- a CDS encoding ABC-F family ATP-binding cassette domain-containing protein, whose protein sequence is MSALIYGQKLTKAYGTKRLFQELTLGVSEKDRIGIIGPNGSGKSTLLRIFAGLEQPDEGRVTRRQHLRIAYIPQQADFDSESTVAEEIERAALASGLHAHDCVARVQETLGRMGFAQGDQLVGPLSGGWKKRLAIACGFVQAPDVMLVDEPTNHLDLEGMRWLEQVMAQAPWPWVMVSHDRWFLGHATNKIAEINRRYPDGIFLVPGGYEEFLVKREEFLNSQTQQAQALAGKVRREEEWLRRGPKARSTKAKSRIDSAHALQAELAETQVRLRQEETSIDFVGSGRRTKQLMVVHQLRKTFGPRTIIQKLDWVISPGTATGVLGHNGSGKSTLLKLLAKELEPDQGSVTYADKLQVVYFDQNRDQLDPKMTLRRTLSDSGHTVMYRGQTVHLAGWAKRFQFQPEQLDLPIELLSGGEQARAVIARLMLQSADVLIVDEPTNDLDIPTREVLEESLKEFPGALILVTHDRYMMEEVCTDFVGLDGQGGYGQFADYGQWESWLRRQRSGKDQTGTQTKSVRATAERPKAKKLSFRDQQEYDTIEKRVLDAEAVLELCRIETENPKIAANHLKLQEAYENLKSAEQEVERLYTRWAELEAKQQA, encoded by the coding sequence ATGTCAGCGCTGATTTATGGACAGAAGCTTACCAAAGCCTATGGGACCAAGCGTCTCTTCCAGGAACTGACCCTAGGCGTTTCAGAAAAAGACCGGATCGGAATTATCGGGCCGAATGGATCGGGGAAAAGTACACTCCTTCGAATTTTTGCCGGGCTTGAACAGCCGGATGAGGGAAGAGTCACTCGACGGCAGCATCTTCGCATTGCCTATATTCCCCAACAGGCTGATTTCGATTCGGAGTCTACGGTCGCCGAGGAAATTGAACGAGCGGCCTTGGCTTCCGGCCTGCACGCCCACGATTGTGTGGCTCGAGTGCAGGAGACATTGGGACGCATGGGGTTTGCTCAGGGTGATCAGCTCGTAGGTCCTCTTTCAGGCGGATGGAAAAAACGGCTCGCCATTGCCTGTGGGTTTGTTCAGGCGCCCGATGTCATGCTGGTGGATGAACCGACGAACCATCTTGATCTGGAAGGAATGCGTTGGTTGGAGCAGGTGATGGCCCAGGCTCCATGGCCTTGGGTTATGGTGAGTCATGATCGATGGTTTCTTGGGCATGCGACAAATAAGATTGCCGAAATAAATCGGAGATATCCGGATGGGATATTTCTTGTTCCGGGAGGCTATGAGGAGTTTCTGGTTAAGCGGGAAGAATTTCTGAATAGCCAAACTCAACAGGCTCAGGCGTTGGCCGGAAAAGTTCGGAGGGAAGAAGAGTGGCTTCGTCGAGGTCCCAAAGCTCGATCCACAAAAGCAAAGTCCCGCATAGATTCTGCCCACGCGTTGCAGGCTGAATTAGCGGAGACCCAGGTGCGCTTGCGACAAGAGGAAACCTCCATCGATTTTGTCGGTTCGGGTCGTCGCACAAAACAGTTAATGGTTGTCCATCAGCTCCGAAAGACGTTTGGCCCTCGAACAATTATCCAAAAATTGGACTGGGTCATCTCACCGGGAACTGCCACCGGGGTCTTAGGGCATAATGGCTCGGGGAAGTCCACCCTGTTGAAATTGCTTGCCAAGGAATTGGAGCCTGATCAGGGAAGCGTGACGTATGCGGATAAATTGCAAGTCGTATATTTTGATCAAAATCGTGATCAACTCGATCCAAAGATGACCCTGCGGCGGACGTTGTCGGATTCGGGACATACCGTCATGTACCGGGGCCAGACCGTGCATCTGGCTGGATGGGCCAAACGGTTTCAGTTTCAGCCTGAACAATTAGATCTCCCTATTGAGTTGCTTTCCGGTGGCGAGCAGGCCCGGGCGGTCATTGCCCGCTTAATGCTGCAGTCCGCCGACGTGTTGATTGTGGATGAGCCTACGAACGACTTGGATATTCCGACGCGAGAAGTGTTGGAAGAAAGTTTAAAGGAATTTCCCGGAGCCTTGATTCTGGTCACCCATGATCGGTACATGATGGAGGAAGTCTGCACGGATTTTGTCGGATTAGACGGGCAGGGAGGATACGGGCAATTTGCCGATTATGGACAATGGGAATCCTGGCTTCGCCGGCAACGATCAGGTAAAGATCAGACCGGCACTCAAACAAAGAGTGTCCGTGCCACGGCTGAACGGCCAAAAGCAAAAAAACTTTCGTTTCGTGATCAGCAGGAGTATGACACGATAGAAAAACGGGTCCTTGATGCCGAGGCGGTACTCGAATTGTGCCGAATTGAAACGGAAAATCCCAAAATTGCAGCAAATCATCTCAAGCTTCAAGAAGCCTATGAAAATCTCAAGTCCGCCGAACAGGAAGTGGAACGCTTGTATACCCGATGGGCGGAACTTGAAGCCAAGCAACAGGCGTAG
- a CDS encoding cytoplasmic protein encodes MPRPPFPTGPRPTPRMGGARPPAAPGTSKQFESLRASLLFCPKCQTATPARERLLLVLPTGSLYEYLCAHCGTSTGSKTDQAQSEVRLITP; translated from the coding sequence ATGCCTAGACCACCATTTCCTACGGGTCCCCGGCCAACGCCACGGATGGGTGGGGCTCGTCCACCGGCGGCTCCCGGCACATCCAAGCAATTCGAATCCCTTCGAGCGTCGTTGCTGTTTTGCCCAAAATGTCAGACCGCCACGCCGGCCCGTGAACGTCTTCTTTTAGTCCTCCCTACCGGCAGTCTCTATGAGTATCTCTGTGCCCATTGCGGGACTTCCACCGGTTCTAAAACCGATCAGGCTCAAAGCGAAGTTCGCCTCATCACTCCTTAA
- a CDS encoding STAS domain-containing protein encodes MIIKERNMNGLPVVSLSGKLDIFSKNAFKETAEKYTDSNSQGLILDFQGVTFLDSVGLGALVLLAKKFLKLKGRMIIVNPQDPVKTLLSEMHMEKIIPMYTTDPEFSTFSVL; translated from the coding sequence ATGATTATTAAAGAACGAAACATGAATGGCTTGCCGGTCGTGAGTCTTTCAGGAAAGTTGGATATTTTTTCAAAAAATGCCTTTAAGGAGACTGCAGAAAAATATACAGACTCGAATTCACAAGGGCTTATCCTGGATTTTCAAGGGGTGACCTTTTTGGATAGTGTGGGGTTAGGGGCTCTGGTGCTCCTTGCCAAGAAGTTCCTGAAACTCAAAGGCCGCATGATTATTGTGAATCCTCAGGATCCGGTGAAAACCCTATTATCCGAAATGCATATGGAAAAGATCATTCCCATGTACACAACGGATCCGGAATTTTCGACATTTTCTGTGCTTTAG
- a CDS encoding serine protease yields MSVVTRYAGHSETLGVRMTDKRSILIGLVFFVGPGWFAGLGESSAMSIAQAIEQAKVATVGILQADQLEVPENDYGLPVSIRGSGIHIGRGVIVTARHAVERTEGGKVIIPDTIHVVTDDLFELPATRLGANAYLDVAVYQLQGAESDWPQAHVTFADEDVTYGDRVFTVGYPLGWGPAINFGTTGNPNTFLPTVNSRLMQVDMSVCSGNSGGGLLNQHGQLVGVMHAIIQTETQHDDRRCARLAFVLPGPLVQRVVTAVLADRVPGFSVLGIQLQTLRMGSRWALVVAKATGPSRHAGFQKGDVLVAINDVPITTPAQLKNYLIERTEPGQVVELRVQRGDSQELLSVTLGRS; encoded by the coding sequence ATGAGTGTGGTGACGCGCTATGCGGGCCATTCTGAAACGCTGGGGGTACGGATGACTGATAAAAGGTCGATTCTCATTGGACTCGTTTTTTTTGTAGGGCCTGGCTGGTTCGCGGGGTTGGGAGAGTCTTCGGCCATGTCGATTGCCCAGGCCATTGAACAGGCCAAGGTGGCGACAGTCGGGATACTGCAGGCTGATCAACTTGAGGTTCCAGAAAATGATTATGGGCTCCCGGTCAGTATTCGCGGATCGGGCATCCATATTGGCCGGGGCGTGATTGTGACGGCACGGCATGCGGTAGAGCGAACCGAGGGAGGGAAAGTCATCATCCCGGACACCATTCATGTGGTGACGGACGACCTTTTTGAATTGCCGGCCACTCGCCTGGGAGCCAATGCTTACCTGGATGTGGCTGTGTATCAACTCCAGGGTGCCGAATCGGATTGGCCACAAGCGCATGTCACCTTTGCCGATGAGGATGTGACATATGGCGACCGGGTCTTTACGGTCGGGTATCCACTGGGTTGGGGCCCGGCGATTAACTTTGGCACGACTGGAAATCCCAATACGTTTTTGCCGACGGTGAACAGTCGATTAATGCAGGTGGATATGTCCGTGTGCAGTGGCAATTCCGGCGGGGGGCTATTGAATCAACATGGCCAACTGGTCGGGGTCATGCATGCCATCATTCAAACGGAAACGCAACATGACGATCGACGGTGTGCCCGATTGGCTTTTGTGCTTCCTGGACCCTTGGTTCAACGGGTGGTGACAGCCGTCTTAGCGGATAGGGTTCCGGGGTTTTCGGTGCTGGGGATTCAGCTCCAGACATTGAGGATGGGAAGTCGTTGGGCGCTGGTCGTGGCCAAAGCGACCGGTCCCTCACGCCATGCGGGATTTCAAAAAGGCGATGTGTTGGTGGCCATTAATGATGTGCCGATTACCACACCGGCACAATTGAAAAATTATCTGATTGAGCGAACGGAACCCGGCCAGGTTGTCGAGCTCAGGGTTCAGCGTGGAGATTCTCAGGAGCTGCTCTCGGTTACGTTGGGTCGATCCTAA
- a CDS encoding 50S ribosomal protein L11 methyltransferase: MKLANDGIGLMDAVVFEITIPISVDAAELAGILDCQEFLGAWDAEGSTVLYWSKNGAEILQRVRAAVSVLGVTLPEGALRFHPVKPQDWNATWAASVQPIRIGRRIGIRPSWATMEMPEDGVELIIDPKQAFGTGHHATTQMILEWLEGVTWVPGMRVLDVGTGSGILAMAALRLGAASALGIDVDTTALDCAREYAVVNNIQEALTLSSAPLATLPAQSFDVILANLDRRTILHVIDQFARMRGPHTQLVVSGLLEEDESEIVRQCEGYGWCRRHVREWDGWLAIQFGVASPDSSSSG; this comes from the coding sequence ATGAAACTTGCTAACGATGGAATAGGTCTTATGGATGCTGTTGTCTTTGAAATCACCATTCCCATTTCCGTGGATGCCGCTGAGTTGGCGGGGATACTCGATTGCCAGGAATTTCTTGGAGCATGGGACGCGGAGGGATCCACCGTCCTGTATTGGAGTAAGAATGGAGCAGAGATTCTTCAGCGGGTCAGGGCGGCGGTCAGCGTATTGGGTGTGACTCTTCCGGAAGGGGCCCTCCGGTTTCATCCGGTAAAGCCTCAGGATTGGAATGCCACATGGGCCGCGTCTGTTCAGCCCATACGCATCGGCCGTCGAATTGGCATTCGCCCGAGTTGGGCCACCATGGAGATGCCCGAGGATGGAGTGGAATTGATTATCGATCCCAAGCAGGCGTTCGGGACCGGTCATCATGCCACCACCCAAATGATTCTTGAATGGTTGGAAGGGGTCACGTGGGTTCCAGGCATGCGGGTGCTGGATGTGGGAACGGGGAGTGGGATTCTTGCGATGGCGGCATTGCGCCTGGGAGCGGCCAGTGCGTTGGGAATTGATGTGGATACGACGGCGCTCGACTGTGCCAGGGAATACGCAGTGGTAAACAATATTCAAGAAGCATTGACACTTTCCTCTGCCCCGCTGGCCACGCTTCCGGCCCAATCATTTGATGTCATTCTGGCCAACCTGGATCGCAGAACGATTCTTCACGTCATCGATCAATTTGCCAGGATGCGGGGTCCGCACACGCAGTTGGTGGTATCCGGGCTGCTGGAGGAAGATGAATCTGAGATTGTCCGACAGTGTGAAGGGTACGGATGGTGTCGACGCCATGTCAGGGAGTGGGATGGCTGGTTAGCTATTCAGTTTGGAGTCGCGTCTCCCGACTCGTCATCTTCAGGCTGA
- a CDS encoding TIGR03862 family flavoprotein: MKIAVIGGGPAGLMAAEAAIAEGACVDLYDAMASVGRKFLLAGKGGLNLTHSEPLERFFARYGARQGQFQSLLAGFGPDALREWAHELGVETFVGSSGRVFPTDLKSAPLLRAWLRRLRQQGMAIHVRHRWAGWTESGSLRFATPQGDRLVSADAVVLALGGGSWSRFGSDGAWVPLLAEQGVSIEPFKPANCGFNVAWSPHLRGRYAGHPVKPVAVAGITPEGVEFRQQGEFVLTETGLEGGVIYAISAWMRDEIGKTGTALLRLDLAPDRDVSRLISDLSRPRGSRSMASHLQRQVGISGVKAGLLRECVSKQDFADPVRLGAAIKSLPVRLVAPRPLEEAISTAGGVVFEALDQRLMIRALPGVFCAGEMLDWEAPTGGYLLTACFASGYAAGVGAARWLQSTRNFTLVTI; the protein is encoded by the coding sequence ATGAAAATTGCGGTGATTGGCGGGGGGCCGGCCGGTCTGATGGCTGCTGAGGCGGCGATTGCCGAGGGCGCATGCGTGGATTTGTATGACGCCATGGCCTCCGTCGGTCGAAAATTTCTGCTGGCGGGGAAGGGTGGGCTCAACCTGACACATTCTGAACCATTAGAGAGATTTTTTGCACGGTATGGCGCCCGGCAGGGGCAGTTCCAATCCTTGCTCGCCGGATTTGGCCCGGATGCGCTACGCGAGTGGGCACATGAACTGGGTGTTGAGACGTTTGTCGGATCATCCGGCCGGGTATTTCCCACAGATCTCAAGTCTGCACCTCTTCTGCGCGCGTGGCTGCGCCGGCTGCGCCAGCAGGGTATGGCGATTCACGTGCGGCATCGCTGGGCTGGTTGGACCGAGAGCGGATCCCTCCGGTTTGCCACGCCCCAAGGGGACCGTCTCGTTTCTGCTGATGCGGTGGTATTGGCGTTGGGTGGTGGCAGTTGGTCCAGGTTCGGCTCAGATGGAGCGTGGGTGCCGTTGCTCGCCGAACAAGGTGTTTCCATTGAACCATTCAAACCTGCGAATTGCGGGTTTAATGTGGCTTGGAGTCCGCACCTTCGCGGCCGCTATGCCGGTCATCCCGTGAAGCCGGTTGCCGTTGCGGGAATCACTCCCGAGGGCGTTGAGTTCCGGCAACAGGGCGAATTCGTTCTGACGGAGACCGGTCTTGAGGGAGGCGTGATCTATGCGATCTCGGCATGGATGCGCGACGAGATTGGGAAAACCGGCACGGCGCTTCTTCGATTGGATCTGGCGCCCGACCGTGATGTGTCGCGGCTCATTTCAGATTTATCACGGCCGCGTGGTTCACGCTCAATGGCCAGCCACCTGCAGCGCCAGGTTGGTATTTCAGGGGTAAAAGCCGGCCTTTTGAGGGAATGTGTGTCCAAACAAGACTTTGCTGACCCTGTGCGGCTCGGGGCGGCCATCAAATCGCTGCCCGTGCGTCTCGTCGCGCCCCGCCCGTTGGAGGAAGCGATCAGCACGGCGGGCGGAGTGGTCTTCGAAGCCTTGGACCAGCGATTGATGATCCGTGCCTTGCCGGGAGTATTTTGTGCGGGAGAGATGCTGGATTGGGAAGCCCCAACCGGTGGCTATCTTCTGACTGCGTGTTTTGCCAGTGGCTATGCTGCGGGTGTCGGGGCCGCAAGGTGGCTGCAATCGACGCGGAACTTCACTTTGGTCACAATCTGA
- a CDS encoding sel1 repeat family protein gives MKILSSIILRLIMILLLCWGGVAWAGYEDGEEAYLREDFPAALSEWRPLAEEGNTEAQNMLGYMYRYGQGVPQDFEQARLWYRRAADLGNARAQNNLGAMYRQGLGVPQDYQEAFRWFLRAAEQGNGGAQNHVGLMYYKGEGVRQDLVQAYMWAYLAAQQGLDPSIQALDLLSQEMSAAQISEATDLARKWKPKGEEVAL, from the coding sequence ATGAAGATCCTCTCGAGTATCATTCTGAGACTAATCATGATTCTCCTGCTCTGTTGGGGAGGGGTAGCATGGGCCGGTTATGAGGATGGAGAGGAGGCATATTTGCGAGAGGATTTTCCCGCCGCGCTGTCTGAATGGCGACCCTTAGCGGAAGAGGGAAATACCGAGGCGCAAAATATGTTGGGCTATATGTATCGGTATGGGCAGGGAGTGCCACAGGATTTTGAGCAGGCTCGATTGTGGTATCGCCGGGCAGCCGATCTGGGGAATGCCAGGGCTCAGAACAATCTCGGGGCGATGTACCGCCAGGGTTTGGGTGTTCCGCAGGATTATCAAGAAGCCTTTCGTTGGTTTCTGCGGGCCGCCGAACAGGGCAATGGTGGTGCGCAAAATCATGTTGGCCTCATGTACTATAAGGGAGAAGGGGTACGGCAGGATCTGGTGCAAGCCTATATGTGGGCATATCTGGCAGCACAGCAGGGCCTGGATCCGTCCATCCAAGCTTTAGATCTCCTCTCGCAGGAGATGTCCGCTGCTCAGATCAGCGAGGCAACAGATCTTGCACGGAAATGGAAACCCAAAGGTGAAGAGGTTGCCCTTTAG
- a CDS encoding mismatch-specific DNA-glycosylase, translating into MATSHPHAGLPDYLVHGLSILFVGINPGLRSAEVGHHFAGPSNRFWKLLFDAKLIPFPMTYQNDWQLPEFGYGLTNLIARPTAGVQDLEKRDFLEGHQALVTKITIYQPRLVALLGVSMARMLLRSKKEATLAVQRLIDHPIQVGLQSLALGGAPVCVLPNPSGRNAHYSYQHMKALFGELKDWSQSA; encoded by the coding sequence ATGGCCACAAGTCATCCGCATGCAGGTCTTCCCGATTATCTGGTTCACGGGTTATCTATTCTCTTTGTTGGAATTAACCCGGGTCTGCGTTCTGCTGAGGTCGGGCACCATTTTGCCGGCCCATCCAACCGGTTTTGGAAATTGTTGTTTGACGCCAAGCTGATTCCCTTTCCTATGACCTATCAGAATGATTGGCAATTGCCCGAATTCGGATATGGACTTACCAATCTGATTGCCCGGCCGACCGCCGGTGTTCAGGATTTGGAAAAACGGGATTTTCTGGAAGGGCATCAGGCATTAGTGACAAAAATCACGATCTATCAACCTCGACTCGTGGCCTTGTTAGGAGTCAGTATGGCTCGTATGCTTCTCCGGTCCAAGAAGGAGGCGACTCTGGCTGTCCAACGGTTGATTGATCACCCTATTCAGGTTGGCCTGCAATCTCTTGCCCTTGGGGGTGCTCCTGTCTGTGTGTTGCCGAATCCGAGTGGAAGAAATGCCCATTATTCTTATCAGCATATGAAAGCCTTGTTCGGTGAGTTGAAGGATTGGAGCCAATCTGCCTGA
- a CDS encoding NAD(P)/FAD-dependent oxidoreductase, whose product MTPPLHSFQYDVIVVGMGPAGASTAYELSRLGMSVVAFDKQVHPRYKICGGGLSARIERILPADFKAIIEGTVYRVQFIYGGTDSFIVECSRPVAYMVMRQTFDQWLVEKARQAGVEIREEESVVAIQELEDGVEVTTGKGRYRGRVVIGADGAMSVVAQQCFRGREVGNIPALESEYHGDTPHAFQRTQTVLISLRAAKKGYGWVFPKENGLSLGVGEFIRGRNRPKRSFEDFINHESALAGLAIPSPLGHPLPIAHHPAFRPGHRWTGSLVRHRAVLVGDAGHLVDPLLGEGIYYAVRSGQLAAASVASSIRDPRHRLEEYEKSAEAEFALEFRVASRLGAIIYGLPRSCHWWAGRTFPDAYQRVLGRYCELLQGTETYQTLWAKILQRLKRPFGCS is encoded by the coding sequence GTGACTCCTCCTCTTCATTCCTTTCAGTACGATGTGATTGTCGTGGGCATGGGGCCTGCGGGGGCTTCGACCGCATATGAATTGAGCCGATTGGGAATGTCCGTGGTGGCGTTTGATAAGCAGGTGCATCCCCGGTACAAAATCTGTGGCGGAGGGCTCTCAGCTAGAATTGAACGAATTCTCCCGGCCGATTTCAAAGCGATTATTGAGGGGACGGTGTATCGTGTGCAATTTATTTACGGGGGAACGGATTCCTTCATTGTCGAATGTTCGCGTCCCGTGGCCTACATGGTTATGCGCCAGACCTTCGATCAATGGTTGGTCGAGAAAGCCCGGCAGGCTGGAGTAGAGATCCGGGAAGAGGAGTCTGTTGTCGCCATTCAGGAATTAGAGGATGGGGTCGAAGTGACCACAGGGAAAGGACGGTATCGCGGCCGGGTGGTCATCGGAGCCGATGGAGCGATGAGTGTGGTGGCTCAACAATGTTTTCGGGGGCGAGAGGTCGGAAATATTCCTGCCTTGGAAAGTGAATATCATGGAGACACACCTCATGCGTTTCAGCGCACACAAACCGTACTAATCAGTTTACGCGCAGCGAAAAAAGGATACGGCTGGGTCTTTCCGAAGGAAAATGGATTATCGCTGGGTGTGGGCGAATTTATTCGTGGCAGAAATCGTCCTAAACGCAGTTTTGAGGATTTTATCAATCATGAATCCGCTTTAGCGGGGCTTGCGATTCCTTCTCCACTCGGGCACCCCCTCCCAATTGCCCATCATCCGGCGTTTCGCCCTGGGCATCGGTGGACCGGTAGCTTGGTGCGGCATCGGGCCGTGTTGGTTGGCGATGCCGGTCATTTGGTTGATCCGTTACTGGGAGAAGGTATTTATTATGCTGTTCGATCCGGACAATTGGCGGCAGCCAGTGTGGCCTCCTCCATACGGGATCCAAGACATCGGTTGGAGGAATATGAAAAGAGTGCGGAAGCTGAATTCGCACTGGAATTTCGAGTAGCTTCTCGATTAGGAGCCATCATTTATGGATTACCTCGATCTTGCCATTGGTGGGCGGGCCGGACCTTTCCCGACGCCTATCAACGGGTGCTCGGGCGCTATTGCGAACTCTTACAGGGAACGGAAACGTATCAGACGCTTTGGGCCAAAATTCTCCAACGACTGAAACGTCCATTTGGGTGTTCATAA